From Methanobrevibacter sp., the proteins below share one genomic window:
- a CDS encoding nitroreductase family protein: MKLMIYGEKCIGCGQCKSVCIRDNIEIDEVAYETGSNCFECGHCMAICPSGAITLKIFKGHEDRIVDYNSKESSLEYRDLLEFLKRRRSIRWFKKKKIGKDVFNKLFEGAYYSPSAQNEQDVEFVVLDKKLNDFMKHVYDIIKVEEEEFFRIKQLGEYLKDSSSRKYHPLLWQGHQLILTFSTDKTSAVIANTRMELLAYSLGLGGFYSLFILKADEIDHDRLMEFFPQIDKDKHMYSAFIIGYPKKTYKRTVPHKDINVKYM; encoded by the coding sequence ATGAAATTAATGATTTATGGTGAAAAATGTATCGGATGCGGACAGTGCAAGTCAGTTTGTATTAGGGACAATATTGAAATAGATGAAGTTGCTTATGAAACAGGTAGCAACTGTTTTGAATGCGGCCACTGTATGGCAATTTGTCCTTCAGGAGCAATTACTCTTAAGATATTTAAAGGCCATGAAGACAGAATTGTCGATTATAATTCCAAGGAATCTTCATTGGAGTATAGGGATTTACTCGAATTTTTGAAAAGAAGACGCTCAATACGTTGGTTTAAAAAGAAAAAAATAGGCAAAGATGTATTCAACAAACTGTTTGAAGGGGCCTATTATTCTCCGTCTGCTCAAAATGAGCAGGATGTGGAATTTGTAGTTTTGGACAAAAAACTGAATGATTTTATGAAACATGTTTATGATATCATTAAAGTTGAAGAGGAAGAATTTTTCAGAATAAAACAATTGGGAGAATATTTAAAGGATAGCTCCTCAAGAAAGTATCATCCTCTTTTATGGCAGGGTCATCAGCTAATTTTAACATTTTCAACAGATAAGACAAGTGCAGTAATCGCCAACACCCGTATGGAATTGCTTGCATATTCCTTAGGCCTTGGAGGATTTTATTCATTATTTATTTTGAAAGCAGATGAGATTGATCATGATAGACTGATGGAATTTTTCCCTCAAATTGATAAAGATAAGCACATGTATTCCGCTTTCATAATTGGATATCCTAAAAAGACTTATAAAAGAACAGTTCCTCACAAGGATATCAATGTAAAATATATGTAA
- a CDS encoding amidohydrolase family protein, whose amino-acid sequence MQTLIENVNILNPSEEIQTSMSVLIEDNLIKEISRSVNTKANVNVIDGEDNYLLPGFIDCHTHIFAKGFHKQENMANPLGIHFYNAVPHSLQTLNAGVTSIRDCGSADLSFKLAQQRKLFPAPKVYLSITPLVMTGGHFDLLLPSGFDMEIIYPGFPKGRCDGVEEVLKKTREVKRAGADFIKVMCSGGVLTTNTSPEFAQFNKKELKTIVCEAKANDMKVSAHCHSLKGMNNCIDAGFSSIEHGTFIDRKTSKRMVENNVSLVPTLLVHQFLYKNGFPSWDSYASEKTAKLKEIVKVHKENISVAYDEGVNILMGTDSGVIPHGHNLEELGHLIDVGMSEDEAISSGTVKAAEFLDQDNLGLVKENYVADLILVNSNPLDDISILSVNDNILKVMQDGVIVK is encoded by the coding sequence ATGCAAACTCTGATTGAAAATGTGAATATTTTAAATCCATCTGAAGAAATTCAAACCTCCATGTCAGTATTGATTGAGGATAATTTAATTAAAGAGATTTCCAGATCCGTTAATACCAAAGCTAATGTCAATGTCATTGATGGTGAAGATAACTATTTGCTTCCGGGATTTATTGACTGTCACACCCATATTTTTGCAAAAGGATTTCATAAACAAGAGAATATGGCAAATCCTTTAGGTATTCATTTTTATAATGCGGTACCTCATTCATTACAAACATTAAATGCTGGTGTCACTTCAATTAGAGATTGCGGATCTGCTGACTTGAGCTTTAAATTAGCGCAGCAAAGAAAACTGTTCCCTGCACCTAAGGTATATCTGTCAATTACCCCACTGGTCATGACTGGAGGTCATTTCGATTTGCTTCTTCCTTCAGGGTTTGACATGGAAATAATTTATCCGGGATTTCCAAAGGGAAGATGCGACGGTGTAGAGGAAGTTTTAAAAAAGACTCGTGAAGTAAAAAGAGCGGGTGCTGATTTTATTAAGGTAATGTGTAGCGGGGGAGTTTTAACAACCAATACTTCACCGGAATTTGCACAATTCAACAAAAAAGAATTAAAAACAATTGTATGTGAAGCTAAAGCTAATGACATGAAGGTTTCAGCCCATTGTCATAGTTTAAAGGGTATGAATAACTGCATTGATGCGGGATTTTCTTCAATAGAACATGGAACATTCATTGATAGGAAAACTTCCAAAAGAATGGTTGAAAATAATGTTTCCCTGGTTCCGACACTTCTTGTTCATCAGTTTTTATATAAAAACGGTTTTCCATCATGGGATAGTTATGCAAGTGAAAAAACTGCAAAGCTTAAAGAAATAGTTAAAGTTCACAAAGAAAACATTTCCGTAGCTTATGATGAAGGCGTGAATATTTTAATGGGAACTGACAGCGGCGTTATTCCTCATGGACATAATTTGGAAGAACTGGGCCATTTAATTGATGTCGGCATGTCTGAAGATGAGGCAATATCCAGCGGAACTGTTAAGGCTGCAGAATTCTTAGATCAGGATAACCTGGGTCTGGTTAAAGAAAATTATGTTGCAGATTTGATTTTGGTCAATTCAAATCCTTTGGATGATATTTCCATTTTAAGTGTTAATGATAATATTTTAAAGGTTATGCAGGACGGAGTTATAGTAAAATGA
- a CDS encoding DUF126 domain-containing protein, with protein sequence MIGCRSIAKGKGKGELIVSSEPISFLGGVNPENGEIIDPNHELKGKIIKDKVLFIPGGKGSTVGSYVIFQMMKNNTAPKAIICISAEPIIATGAIMSDIPMVDSPAETKDLTTGTLVEVDGDSGTITLL encoded by the coding sequence ATGATTGGTTGTAGAAGTATAGCAAAAGGTAAAGGAAAAGGGGAATTGATTGTTTCATCCGAACCCATCAGTTTCTTGGGTGGAGTTAATCCTGAAAATGGTGAGATAATTGACCCTAACCATGAATTAAAAGGAAAAATTATAAAAGATAAAGTTTTATTCATCCCTGGTGGAAAAGGTTCCACAGTCGGGTCTTATGTAATTTTTCAAATGATGAAAAATAATACTGCTCCCAAAGCTATAATCTGCATTAGTGCAGAGCCTATTATAGCCACAGGTGCAATAATGTCCGATATTCCGATGGTGGACTCACCGGCTGAAACTAAGGATTTAACAACAGGTACTTTAGTTGAAGTTGACGGGGATAGCGGAACAATAACATTATTATAG
- a CDS encoding zinc ribbon domain-containing protein, which translates to MVICPDCGTEVPDAKFCKNCGASLPQTNEDVNVEERVPVVIENNEEDASQKGSQNASKFCHNCGFELNGEFKFCPNCGYDIENKTGGNVNSKSYNVVTSSHEKSIIVSIILSVILPGVGHFYLGLSRKGAIFLIAYFVSAILILLLVGLLLTTVIWIWALVDVIQSTNALNRGEGVEDKLL; encoded by the coding sequence ATGGTAATATGTCCAGATTGTGGAACTGAGGTTCCAGACGCTAAATTTTGTAAAAATTGTGGAGCCAGTCTTCCTCAAACAAATGAAGATGTTAATGTTGAAGAAAGGGTTCCTGTTGTAATAGAAAACAATGAAGAAGATGCAAGTCAAAAAGGCTCACAGAATGCTTCTAAATTTTGCCATAATTGTGGCTTTGAACTTAACGGTGAATTTAAATTCTGTCCTAATTGTGGATATGATATAGAAAATAAAACAGGCGGCAATGTTAATTCCAAGTCATATAATGTGGTAACTTCTTCTCATGAAAAAAGCATAATTGTTTCCATCATTTTAAGTGTTATCCTGCCTGGTGTGGGTCATTTTTATTTAGGATTAAGCCGTAAAGGAGCTATATTTTTAATTGCTTATTTTGTGTCAGCAATTTTAATTTTATTGCTCGTAGGTTTATTGTTGACTACTGTAATTTGGATTTGGGCATTAGTGGACGTAATTCAATCTACCAATGCACTTAACCGTGGAGAAGGTGTTGAAGATAAATTATTATAA
- the truD gene encoding tRNA pseudouridine(13) synthase TruD, which translates to MLNANTYVTSQKGIGGTIRNQYEDFYVEEIPEVIPDGEGPNVYVWIEKLGRTTLDVVLDIARDLHISRKRMGFAGMKDKKAITRQWICIANMDSEDQLRQVENLDIYKTDFLKVVRGRKKLRMGQLKGNKFKILIKDLDDIQESAEIANEVLKQLETTGVPNYFGWQRFGKPRTITHLVGEALVENDLEKAVSIYIGNPQDDEGDDNQMARKAFDEGNFEESLNLMGKGMRYEKMMLKELIRDSKKGELTDKSYMNALHALPKPLQRMFVHAYQSYLFNEAVSNRVEMGIDKYIEGDIVIDTEEHIVRDKTPEEFQDLITNFKANPTCPLFGTKVPFAGGEVGEMEENILKKYNHTKEDFEVPKMPRLGSHGLRRQMRFQVWDSKATPTDEGVLCEFSIDKGSYATAVLREIMKKDVI; encoded by the coding sequence ATGTTAAATGCTAATACTTATGTAACTAGCCAAAAAGGTATTGGTGGAACAATCAGAAACCAATATGAAGATTTTTATGTTGAAGAAATTCCTGAGGTCATCCCTGATGGTGAAGGGCCTAACGTTTATGTTTGGATTGAAAAATTAGGAAGAACCACATTGGATGTTGTCCTGGACATTGCCCGTGATTTGCACATATCCAGAAAAAGGATGGGCTTTGCCGGAATGAAGGATAAAAAAGCTATCACCAGACAATGGATTTGCATAGCTAACATGGACTCAGAAGACCAGCTCAGACAGGTTGAGAATTTGGATATTTATAAAACTGATTTTTTAAAGGTTGTTCGTGGACGTAAAAAACTTAGGATGGGCCAGCTTAAGGGAAATAAATTTAAAATATTAATCAAGGATTTGGACGATATTCAGGAAAGCGCTGAAATTGCAAATGAAGTCTTAAAACAGTTGGAAACTACTGGAGTTCCTAACTATTTCGGTTGGCAAAGGTTTGGCAAACCAAGAACAATCACACATCTGGTTGGTGAAGCATTAGTTGAAAATGACCTTGAAAAGGCTGTCAGCATCTATATCGGAAACCCTCAGGATGATGAGGGAGATGATAATCAAATGGCTAGAAAAGCTTTTGATGAAGGCAATTTCGAAGAATCTCTAAATCTTATGGGTAAAGGAATGCGTTATGAAAAAATGATGCTTAAAGAATTAATTCGAGATTCCAAAAAAGGAGAGCTAACAGACAAATCATATATGAATGCATTGCATGCGCTTCCAAAACCGTTGCAGAGAATGTTTGTTCACGCTTATCAATCATATTTATTTAATGAAGCTGTAAGTAATAGGGTCGAAATGGGTATTGATAAATATATCGAAGGAGATATCGTTATTGATACCGAAGAACATATTGTTCGCGATAAGACTCCTGAAGAGTTTCAGGATTTAATTACTAACTTTAAAGCTAATCCGACTTGCCCTTTATTCGGTACAAAAGTTCCGTTTGCAGGTGGGGAAGTTGGTGAAATGGAAGAAAATATATTGAAAAAATATAATCACACAAAAGAAGATTTTGAAGTTCCAAAAATGCCACGTTTGGGAAGTCATGGACTTAGGCGCCAAATGCGTTTTCAGGTATGGGATTCAAAAGCAACTCCAACTGATGAAGGAGTTTTATGTGAATTTTCAATAGATAAAGGCTCATATGCAACTGCAGTTTTAAGGGAAATCATGAAAAAAGATGTAATATAG
- a CDS encoding AIR synthase-related protein, giving the protein MDIEGFVRARIDDYDYEDLAEILAVRIREYKKISEENSIEMAKAVIDEVSTTLKLQESDDEFLKEIASVNKADVLMGEMGVGSRGAGDFFVHRKIAEIVSSTNTASLVNPSEQDDGGVVKAPVNNDEVYITTAVDGIHSRLSEYPFLGGFHVTRATLRDVCVMGADPVAILSDVHLADDGDVAKIFDFTAGVAAVSELVDVPIVAGSTLRVGGDMVLGDRFVSAVGSVGVSAYPPTARKGATEGDVILLTEGSGGGTITTTALYNGFFDVVWDTMNVNFVQASHALFEADLVKDIHAMTDVTNGGLRGDAHEISNTTGVGLEFYEKEIRQMVAPNVLNMLEALNIDPLGVSTDSLMLIAPQEIVGDIKKAVSKYDVAISEIGEVNNSGEPILIKEDATEEKLVPLFREAAYTKIKKLVGETTPEDFEQMKQKVQDASDAAIAKKEKVIKHILGEN; this is encoded by the coding sequence ATGGATATCGAAGGCTTTGTAAGGGCTAGAATTGATGATTATGATTATGAAGATTTGGCAGAAATTTTAGCAGTCAGAATACGTGAATACAAAAAAATATCAGAGGAAAACTCTATAGAAATGGCAAAAGCAGTAATTGACGAAGTCTCAACAACTTTAAAATTACAAGAAAGTGATGATGAATTTTTAAAGGAGATAGCCAGTGTAAATAAAGCTGATGTGCTTATGGGTGAAATGGGCGTAGGTTCAAGAGGCGCGGGAGATTTTTTCGTCCACAGAAAAATAGCGGAAATAGTTTCATCAACTAACACAGCTTCCTTGGTCAATCCCTCAGAACAGGATGACGGAGGCGTAGTAAAAGCGCCGGTGAATAATGATGAAGTTTATATTACAACTGCAGTTGATGGTATACACTCAAGATTAAGTGAATATCCATTTTTAGGCGGTTTTCATGTAACAAGGGCAACTTTAAGGGATGTTTGTGTAATGGGAGCAGACCCTGTAGCTATTTTAAGTGATGTCCATCTTGCCGATGATGGTGATGTTGCTAAAATATTTGACTTTACAGCAGGTGTTGCAGCAGTATCCGAGCTTGTAGATGTTCCTATTGTTGCGGGAAGTACCTTGCGTGTTGGTGGAGACATGGTTTTAGGTGACAGGTTCGTATCAGCTGTCGGAAGTGTTGGTGTATCCGCATATCCTCCAACAGCAAGAAAAGGCGCAACAGAAGGAGATGTCATTCTATTGACAGAAGGTTCCGGTGGAGGAACAATTACAACAACCGCTCTTTATAACGGATTTTTCGATGTTGTATGGGATACAATGAACGTTAACTTTGTCCAGGCATCACATGCATTATTTGAAGCAGACCTTGTAAAAGACATCCATGCAATGACAGATGTTACAAATGGAGGTCTTAGAGGTGACGCTCATGAAATATCAAATACAACCGGTGTGGGTCTTGAATTTTATGAAAAGGAAATCAGGCAAATGGTTGCTCCAAACGTATTAAACATGCTTGAGGCTTTAAACATAGATCCGTTAGGTGTTTCAACCGATTCATTAATGCTGATTGCACCACAGGAAATTGTAGGCGACATTAAAAAGGCAGTATCCAAATATGATGTAGCCATTTCTGAAATCGGTGAAGTCAACAACTCAGGTGAACCGATTTTAATTAAGGAAGATGCAACCGAAGAAAAACTGGTTCCATTATTTAGGGAAGCTGCATACACCAAAATTAAAAAATTAGTCGGTGAAACAACACCTGAAGACTTTGAGCAAATGAAGCAAAAAGTTCAAGATGCTTCAGATGCAGCTATTGCCAAAAAAGAAAAGGTTATTAAACATATCCTTGGTGAAAATTAA
- the hisH gene encoding imidazole glycerol phosphate synthase subunit HisH, with translation MITIIDYKSGNLKSISNGFKKIGADYQITDDKEVIAESDYLVLPGVGAFGSAMENLKPFEDVINEHVQDDKPFLGICLGQQVLMSSSEESKGVDGLNLFKGTVEILPKGVKIPHMGWNKLNVVNDSPILEGIDGEFFYFVHSYHVIPEDESIIAGVCEYGGDIVASLCQNNLFSTQFHPEKSGKAGLKILKNFTNLEI, from the coding sequence ATGATAACAATAATTGATTATAAAAGCGGAAATTTAAAAAGTATTTCCAACGGATTTAAAAAGATAGGTGCGGACTATCAGATAACTGATGATAAGGAAGTTATTGCTGAGAGTGATTATTTGGTTCTCCCTGGTGTTGGAGCATTTGGAAGTGCAATGGAAAACCTGAAACCTTTTGAGGATGTCATTAACGAACACGTTCAGGATGACAAGCCGTTTTTAGGAATATGTCTTGGTCAGCAGGTTTTGATGAGCTCTAGTGAAGAGTCAAAAGGTGTTGACGGGCTGAATTTATTTAAAGGTACAGTGGAAATACTTCCAAAAGGAGTTAAAATACCTCATATGGGATGGAATAAATTAAATGTCGTTAATGATTCGCCGATTTTAGAAGGCATCGACGGTGAATTTTTCTATTTTGTTCATTCGTATCATGTTATTCCTGAGGATGAAAGCATTATAGCTGGAGTTTGTGAATATGGTGGGGATATAGTCGCATCTCTATGTCAAAACAACTTATTTTCAACACAGTTTCACCCGGAAAAAAGTGGAAAAGCAGGATTAAAAATATTGAAAAACTTTACTAATTTGGAGATTTGA
- the cfbD gene encoding Ni-sirohydrochlorin a,c-diamide reductive cyclase catalytic subunit — translation MHPRPSPIAATLYTLRDMNVDVIVMHGPTGCCFRTARLLESDGVRVVTTGMSENDFILGAGEKLVETLTEAYEQFKPKLMGIAGTCASMIIGEDLKDAIETADLPCTVIPVESHGGSGEGDNTVGAIMALDAAVEAGVIPREESDRQIEMLEKATEVEKTRGMAQGKYIKPNFGDSKEAIAKTVVKALRDNKKVAFVLNVKKETSYLFADIINFDYGKINPDNKPLFVANLDENIGLPRIRQHAVNINDQLDIEPDFITGGLDEYPITGDNAADYLKDKDLDLIVVFGVPHAFPIEDFDVESVAVTDGPRLVEPLRDLGYTHVVAELDAHSKTLGTDEIVFSDFGGMIRSAIGWLEDDNNN, via the coding sequence ATACATCCAAGACCAAGTCCGATTGCTGCTACTCTTTACACATTAAGAGATATGAATGTTGATGTTATTGTTATGCATGGACCTACTGGCTGCTGCTTTAGAACAGCTAGGCTTTTAGAAAGCGATGGAGTTCGTGTTGTAACTACAGGAATGTCTGAAAATGATTTTATTTTAGGAGCTGGTGAAAAACTGGTTGAAACTTTAACTGAAGCTTATGAACAGTTTAAACCTAAATTGATGGGAATTGCAGGTACCTGTGCCAGTATGATTATTGGTGAGGATTTAAAGGATGCAATTGAAACTGCAGATTTGCCATGTACTGTTATTCCTGTTGAGTCCCATGGGGGGTCTGGTGAAGGTGATAACACTGTAGGGGCAATCATGGCATTAGATGCTGCAGTGGAAGCCGGTGTAATTCCACGTGAAGAATCTGACAGGCAAATTGAAATGCTTGAAAAGGCAACAGAAGTTGAAAAAACCCGTGGAATGGCACAGGGAAAATATATCAAACCTAATTTTGGAGATTCAAAAGAAGCTATTGCAAAAACTGTTGTTAAAGCATTAAGAGACAATAAGAAAGTAGCTTTTGTTCTCAATGTTAAAAAAGAGACATCATATTTATTTGCGGACATTATTAATTTTGACTATGGAAAAATCAATCCGGACAACAAACCTCTCTTTGTTGCTAATCTGGATGAAAACATTGGTTTGCCGAGAATAAGGCAGCATGCAGTCAACATTAATGACCAATTGGATATTGAGCCCGATTTCATCACAGGAGGTCTTGATGAATATCCTATAACTGGAGATAATGCTGCAGATTACCTGAAAGATAAAGATTTAGATTTAATTGTCGTGTTCGGTGTTCCTCATGCATTCCCAATTGAAGATTTTGATGTAGAATCAGTTGCAGTAACTGATGGGCCACGTTTGGTTGAACCTTTAAGGGATTTGGGATACACTCATGTTGTTGCAGAGCTTGATGCCCACTCAAAAACATTGGGTACGGATGAAATCGTATTTTCAGATTTTGGTGGAATGATTAGATCAGCTATTGGATGGTTAGAAGATGATAACAATAATTGA
- a CDS encoding C-GCAxxG-C-C family protein, with translation MKLDKQILEEKIREYRAFKSCSESTLMGLCETAQYPMSQAEMCKIACGFAGGMGGTFDEGTCGAVTGALIANGLVNDDPSKIKENAKKIFNVFKEEYGTVRCDKISKNGEDKSPCVDCCVFIANKVADLWDE, from the coding sequence ATGAAACTTGACAAACAAATATTAGAGGAAAAAATTCGCGAATACAGGGCTTTCAAAAGCTGTTCTGAATCTACATTAATGGGACTTTGTGAAACTGCACAATACCCGATGAGTCAAGCTGAAATGTGCAAGATAGCTTGCGGATTTGCAGGAGGAATGGGTGGAACCTTTGATGAAGGAACCTGTGGTGCAGTGACAGGAGCATTAATAGCCAACGGTTTGGTGAATGACGACCCCTCCAAAATCAAAGAAAATGCTAAAAAGATTTTCAATGTTTTTAAGGAAGAATATGGAACAGTACGCTGTGACAAAATAAGTAAAAATGGTGAAGACAAATCCCCATGCGTTGACTGTTGCGTATTTATTGCAAATAAAGTGGCTGATTTGTGGGACGAATAG